In one Alnus glutinosa chromosome 14, dhAlnGlut1.1, whole genome shotgun sequence genomic region, the following are encoded:
- the LOC133857657 gene encoding pentatricopeptide repeat-containing protein At4g39530-like has product MGVLVRSTIKSFSRSLCGTANVDAISIRVPESPISLLFEKNSKPESIRECKKVHAKLVVSRAISEIHLANTLLSLYAKCSGLDHAHLLFDKIPRKNVVTWTSMISAHVHDGSLGKAMQMFKGMLEVGEKPNKFTSSIAVRACTGLGFLKLGQQVHGLMVHLGLESHEFAGSALVDMYFKIGNDLDDACRVFDGLFTKDRVTWNVMISGVAQVGDSCKVSRLFSDMRVVGELEPNDFTFTSLLRCCFLLKELEQIHGLAVKFGSEGDVVVGSALVDLYGKCGNMDSCWKVFDSMEEKDMFVWSSIISGYTQNGRGKEAVNLFREMCRHGMRPDQHALSSTLKGCAENGDLMAAIQVHAQMIKNGYQRNCFVATVLLDLYADSGDIFEAEKLFRTVDIRDIVAWNSMILGHAQMKEGSLSCIQMFRELCQTELLKPDGGTLIAVLKSCQSKSDLVTGVQIHCVIVKSSQTLETQVGNALVRMYSECGAVDEAYKAFNDMVQKDEASWSSIIGCYQQNGYELEALQLCKQMLADGVHFTSYSLPSCLAACSKLAAIDVGKQFHASAIKFGFHRDVYVGSSIVDMYAKCGYDEESRKVFDEEQRSNEVTYNAMIAGLARHGKALEAIKVFNQMDRMSLMPNHITFLGLLSACSHAGYLEQSLYLFNLMHSKYCIKPESEHYSCLVDAYGRAGKLEEAYQFVKNDGSVLAWRALLSACRIYANTKIAEKCTRKIIELDPNDHASYVLLSNIYSGEGKWEEAIKLRQKMAETGVKKDPGNSWLVF; this is encoded by the coding sequence ATGGGAGTGCTTGTTCGGTCAACGATCAAATCTTTTTCCCGCTCTCTTTGTGGCACCGCCAACGTAGACGCCATCTCCATCAGAGTGCCCGAATCACCCATTTCACTTCTATTTGAGAAGAACTCAAAGCCTGAATCGATCAGAGAGTGCAAGAAAGTCCATGCAAAGCTTGTAGTCTCACGGGCAATCTCAGAAATCCATTTAGCGAACACCCTTTTGAGTCTATATGCAAAATGTAGTGGTTTAGACCATGCACACCTCCTGTTCGACAAAATTCCTCGCAAGAACGTGGTGACATGGACTTCGATGATTTCAGCTCATGTTCATGATGGGTCTTTAGGAAAAGCTATGCAAATGTTCAAAGGAATGCTTGAAGTGGGCgagaaaccaaacaaatttACTTCATCTATCGCGGTTCGGGCTTGTACGGGTCTTGGTTTTCTTAAACTGGGCCAGCAAGTTCATGGCTTGATGGTTCATTTGGGGCTTGAGAGTCATGAATTTGCGGGTAGTGCTCTTGTGGATATGTACTTCAAGATTGGGAATGATCTTGATGATGCGTGTCGTGTTTTTGATGGGTTGTTTACTAAAGATAGGGTTACATGGAATGTTATGATTTCTGGGGTTGCTCAAGTTGGTGATTCTTGTAAGGTTTCAAGATTGTTTTCAGACATGCGGGTGGTTGGTGAGTTGGAACCGAATGATTTTACGTTTACGAGCTTGCTCAGgtgttgttttttattaaaagagtTGGAGCAAATACATGGGCTTGCTGTGAAGTTTGGCTCTGAAGGTGATGTTGTGGTGGGCAGTGCTTTGGTGGATTTGTATGGGAAGTGCGGCAATATGGATTCTTGCTGGAAAGTCTTTGATTCGATGGAGGAGAAAGATATGTTTGTTTGGAGCTCAATCATTTCGGGTTATACGCAAAATGGTAGAGGAAAGGAAGCTGTCAATTTGTTCAGGGAAATGTGTAGACATGGTATGAGACCTGATCAACATGCATTGTCGAGTACATTAAAAGGTTGTGCTGAGAATGGAGACTTAATGGCGGCAATTCAAGTCCATGCCCAGATGATAAAGAACGGGTACCAGAGAAACTGTTTTGTTGCAACTGTTCTTTTAGATCTTTATGCAGATTCTGGTGACATATTTGAAGCAGAGAAACTATTCAGAACAGTTGATATTAGAGATATTGTTGCGTGGAACTCGATGATCTTGGGTCATGCTCAAATGAAGGAGGGATCTCTCTCTTGCATCCAAATGTTTCGAGAACTTTGTCAAACAGAATTGTTGAAACCTGATGGAGGCACTCTAATTGCTGTTCTAAAATCTTGTCAGAGTAAATCAGATCTAGTCACAGGTGTACAAATCCATTGTGTGATAGTGAAATCGAGCCAAACTCTAGAAACTCAAGTTGGCAATGCACTAGTCCGCATGTACTCTGAGTGTGGAGCTGTTGATGAGGCTTATAAAGCTTTCAATGATATGGTTCAGAAAGATGAAGCTTCTTGGAGTTCTATTATTGGTTGTTATCAACAGAATGGGTATGAATTAGAGGCTCTGCAACTTTGTAAACAAATGCTAGCAGATGGGGTTCATTTTACCAGTTATAGCCTTCCATCATGCCTTGCAGCTTGCTCAAAACTTGCTGCTATAGACGTGGGTAAACAGTTTCATGCTTCTGCAATTAAGTTTGGTTTTCATAGAGATGTCTATGTTGGGAGCTCGATTGTAGATATGTATGCTAAATGTGGGTACGATGAGGAGTCTAGAAAAGTTTTTGATGAAGAGCAACGGTCAAATGAAGTAACTTACAATGCCATGATCGCTGGACTTGCACGGCATGGAAAAGCCCTTGAGGCAATAAAAGTATTCAATCAGATGGATAGGATGAGTTTAATGCCCAACCACATAACATTCTTAGGTCTTCTATCAGCTTGTAGCCATGCGGGTTACCTAGAACAGAGTTTATATCTTTTTAATTTGATGCATAGCAAGTACTGTATCAAGCCAGAATCTGAGCATTATTCCTGCTTGGTTGATGCATATGGTCGGGCTGGAAAGCTTGAGGAGGCGTACCAATTCGTAAAAAATGATGGAAGTGTTTTGGCATGGAGAGCATTACTAAGCGCTTGTAGGATTTATGCTAACACAAAAATTGCGGAAAAATGTACCAGGAAAATTATAGAGCTTGATCCCAACGATCATGCTTCATATGTTCTTCTCTCGAACATTTACTCTGGGGAGGGAAAATGGGAAGAAGCTATTAAGTTGAGACAGAAAATGGCAGAGACTGGAGTGAAGAAAGATCCAGGAAATAGCTGGTTGGTGTTCTGA
- the LOC133858068 gene encoding ninja-family protein mc410 isoform X2, whose translation MEDENGLELSLGLSCGGLSAKSKGKNGSSSDTRTEEGDKGNKLVDDFKNFLHTGTQKQDSSTGSQRNDSVKVQENFFNDLSKNNTEGDSSMNLNGRGVWAANSNKSAELEEEKRREAGSKRKMLFDEINHQKKQEREAHADLHDKTRTSHISITTEDGSTAENEDVAESEVEGSTSKLVSQHDDGPKRFFGVVGSSEVSKEGRGYADSSVVDLNGQKRLNSTSENEFKHGNVTYGVPFSIQSVNMMNVPYSLHVKESNSIGVPSMSGQPPPGMMQVMPSASSERSGAQSVNPGNLPLMFGYSPVQLPLLDKDNSWGLVSQPQQFHPSYTGRGPPNSAPNSSEATQFDGRTLERAKGDGKQHGPEEGSSSQVEEEVKGSSTNLRAKDASDRSTADAFSLNFSSIKPGIAPDVKFGGCGSYPNLPWVSTTGPTGRTISGVTYRYSTNEIKIVCACHGSHMSPEEFVRHAGEEHVNPENGTSVVTVPSSNPSASAQS comes from the exons ATGGAAGATGAGAATGGGCTTGAGCTTAGCTTGGGTTTATCCTGTGGTGGATTGTCTGCTAAGTCGAAGGGTAAAAATGGTAGCTCCTCAGATACTAGGACAGAAGAGGGTGATAAAGGGAACAAATTAGTGGATGATTTTAAGAACTTTCTCCATACTGGCACACAGAAGCAAGACTCAAGTACTGGATCTCAGAGAAATGATTCTGTAAAGGTTCAGGAAAACTTTTTTAATGACCTTTCCAAGAACAATACTGAAGGAGATTCTTCTATGAACTTGAATGGGAGAGGAGTCTGGGCTGCAAACAGTAACAAGTCTGCCGAATTGGAGGAGGAAAAGCGGCGAGAGGCAGGTAGCAAGCGTAAGATGTTGTTTGATGAGATAAACCATCAAAAGAAGCAGGAGAGAGAAGCTCATGCTGATTTACATGACAAGACGAGAACATCACACATTTCCATAACAACAGAAGATGGCTCAACTGCTGAAAATGAAGATGTTGCAGAGTCTGAAGTTGAGGGTTCAACCTCAAAGCTTGTTTCACAACATGATGATGGCCCCAAACGATTCTTTGGAGTTGTTGGTTCTTCTGAGGTTTCAAAGGAGGGTCGTGGGTATGCTGATTCAAGTGTTGTGGACTTAAATGGGCAAAAGAGGCTTAACAGTACATCAGAAAATGAATTTAAGCATGGCAATGTGACCTATGGTGTTCCTTTCTCAATTCAATCCGTAAACATGATGAATGTGCCTTACTCTTTACATGTGAAGGAGTCAAACTCCATTGGTGTACCCAGCATGTCAGGCCAACCGCCCCCTGGAATGATGCAAGTGATGCCTTCTGCAAGTAGTGAACGATCAGGGGCACAGAGTGTGAATCCTGGAAACTTGCCACTAATGTTTGGCTATTCACCAGTCCAGCTTCCATTGTTGGATAAGGATAACTCCTGGGGTTTGGTTTCTCAACCTCAACAGTTCCACCCTTCCTATACTGGTAGAGGTCCACCAAACTCAG CACCAAATTCATCAGAGGCTACACAATTTGATGGGAGGACATTAGAACGGGCCAAAGGTGATGGCAAACAGCATGGCCCTGAAGAAGGCTCCTCTTCTCAGGTAGAAGAAGAAGTGAAAGGGAGTAGCACAAACCTAAGGGCAAAAGATGCGTCTGACCGTTCAACAGCAGATGCTTTTTCTCTCAACTTTTCATCTATAAAGCCGGGCATTGCACCAGACGTGAAATTTGGGGGATGTGGCTCTTACCCAAACCTACCATGGGTTTCAACCACAGGCCCAACTGGTAGGACGATTTCTGGTGTTACCTACAGATACAGCACAAACGAAATTAAGATTGTGTGTGCTTGCCATGGTTCCCATATGTCCCCTGAAGAGTTTGTTCGGCATGCTGGTGAAGAGCATGTTAATCCAGAAAATGGCACTAGTGTGGTGACAGTTCCTAGTAGCAACCCTTCTGCCTCTGCTCAGAGCTGA
- the LOC133857330 gene encoding sugar transport protein 14, whose translation MAGGGFTDVGTLKRAHLYEYRITGYFIYACVVAALGGSLFGYDLGVSGGVTSMDDFLKEFFPKVYRRKQEHLNETDYCKYDNQVLTLFTSSLYFAGLVSTFGASYVTRKWGRRGSIMVGATSFFLGAVLNASAVNIAMLIIGRILLGGGIGFGNQAVPLYLSEMAPAKIRGAVNQLFQLTTCLGILIANFINYGTERIHPWGWRLSLGLATVPATLMFIGGVFLPETPNSLVEQGKLEEGRRVLEKVRGTSKVDAEFADLIDASNAARSVKHPFRNLLERKNRPQLVIGALGIPAFQQLTGMNSILFYAPVIFQSLGFGSAASLYSSIFTSGALVVGALISMSLVDKFGRRAFFLEAGTEMICCMVAVAITLALKFGQGQTLSKGIGIFLVIMICLFVLAYGRSWGPLGWLVPSEIFPLETRSAGQSVVVCVNLLFTALIAQCFLASLCHLRYGIFLLFGGLIIIMSSFIFFLLPETKQVPIEEVYLLWQTHWFWKKYVVESEKAGDSDGGRSTMHV comes from the exons ATGGCAGGGGGAGGATTTACAGATGTAGGAACCCTTAAGCGGGCCCATCTGTATGAGTACAGGATTACTGGGTATTTCATCTACGCATGCGTTGTGGCAGCTCTTGGAGGATCTCTCTTTGGGTACGATCTTGGCGTTTCAG GCGGAGTGACTTCCATGGATGATTTCCTAAAGGAATTCTTCCCGAAAGTATATAGAAGGAAGCAAGAACATCTGAATGAAACCGACTACTGTAAATATGACAACCAGGTACTCACACTCTTTACGTCTTCTCTGTACTTTGCGGGCCTCGTCTCCACATTTGGAGCGTCCTACGTAACCAGAAAATGGGGCAGGAGAGGCAGCATCATGGTTGGAGCAACCAGCTTCTTCCTAGGAGCAGTTCTCAACGCATCTGCAGTGAACATTGCAATGTTAATCATTGGCCGCATTCTCCTTGGTGGTGGCATTGGATTTGGAAACCAA GCAGTTCCCTTGTATCTTTCAGAGATGGCTCCGGCAAAGATCCGAGGAGCGGTGAACCAACTGTTTCAATTGACTACATGCTTAGGGATTCTGATAGCGAACTTCATAAACTATGGTACTGAAAGGATCCATCCATGGGGGTGGAGATTATCTCTTGGTTTGGCTACAGTTCCAGCAACCCTAATGTTTATTGGGGGTGTTTTCCTTCCTGAGACCCCCAACAGTCTTGTAGAGCAAGGCAAGctagaagaaggaagaagggtGTTGGAGAAAGTGAGAGGTACCTCAAAAGTTGATGCTGAGTTTGCCGATCTTATTGATGCAAGCAATGCAGCAAGATCCGTAAAGCACCCATTCAGGAATCTCCTTGAAAGGAAGAATCGTCCCCAGTTGGTAATAGGGGCATTGGGGATCCCGGCGTTCCAACAGCTAACTGGCATGAACTCCATACTCTTCTATGCTCCTGTCATATTCCAAAGCTTGGGTTTTGGCTCAGCAGCATCTCTATATTCATCCATTTTCACCAGTGGAGCGCTTGTTGTTGGTGCACTCATATCAATGTCATTGGTGGATAAGTTTGGTAGAAGAGCTTTCTTTTTGGAAGCTGGTACCGAAATGATATGCTGCATG GTGGCTGTGGCCATAACTCTGGCCCTGAAGTTTGGGCAAGGACAAACCCTCTCAAAAGGAATTGGCATCTTTCTTGTCATCATGATCTGCTTATTTGTCTTAGCTTATGGAAGATCTTGGGGCCCTCTGGGTTGGCTAGTACCGAGCGAGATCTTCCCATTAGAGACAAGGTCGGCTGGTCAGAGTGTTGTGGTCTGTGTCAACCTCCTCTTCACAGCATTGATAGCACAGTGTTTTCTTGCGTCGCTGTGTCATCTCAGATATGGAATTTTCTTGCTATTTGGAGGATTAATTATCATCATGAGTAGTTTCATCTTCTTCCTACTGCCAGAAACAAAGCAAGTTCCAATCGAGGAGGTGTATCTTCTCTGGCAAACTCACTGGTTCTGGAAGAAGTATGTAGTAGAAAGTGAGAAAGCTGGAGACTCGGATGGGGGGAGATCAACAATGCATGTTTAG
- the LOC133857327 gene encoding CRS2-associated factor 1, chloroplastic, which translates to MALKLAIPFPISAPPPNPSHHRPPMEVRFSRWNNANAEKFEARRRAQKEIEDDIRRVRRFDSASRIANIPETATTATQNETETFKSIGTPSSPSSPSIPGKKSKYSKNPNYNNNSHPAFNLTPKTIKIPSVPQPGARDSNITVGEDGVSYVIDGAPFEFKYSYTETPKAKPVKLRERPFVPFGPSTMPRPWTGRAPLPPSKKPLREFDSFRLPPPNKKGVKPVQAPGPYLAGAGPRYVASREEILGEPLTGEEIGDLVNGCMKSKRQLNMGRDGLTHNMLDNINALWKRRRVCKIKCKGVCTVDMDNVREQLEERTGGKIIYSKGGVVYLFRGRNYNHRTRPRFPLMLWKPAPPVYPRLIQRVPEGLTLEEATEMRNKGQKLIPICKLGKNGVYCDLVKNVREAFEECELVRINCQGMNGSDYRRIGAKLKDLVPCVLISFAYEHILMWRGRNWKSSLPKLDNDGEEAKKSSVHDATSLALPSEGQEVSASCAPVISAKAASPETLSIGMSPMGSVDVGVEGSEDLSSMENVKPSVGADAVSNMGKTCRSETPVNVTGCPDDGPEPRKNPCESATMLGSTGFVDDKLEPMSRKCGSDEVLDNTGCTHGLQTTTMGSGINSGTVESAGSRLSAPCIEGVLLLRKQAVDNGSAIILDDDSLDGDIIYQRAVAFAKSAPPGPVFRHRPRKVAVQKLEEHVTEDLKVMDDTIVPSGRSEKKSANVKRRKDFDGLYQDVVTQGSLRVDELAKLLA; encoded by the exons CGAGACTGCCACTACCGCCACCCAAAACGAAACCGAAACATTCAAGTCCATTGGCACTCCCTCCTCTCCTTCTTCACCTTCAATCCCTGGCAAAAAATCTAAGTACTCCAAAAACCCTAACTATAATAACAATTCCCACCCCGCCTTTAATCTAACCCCCAAAACAATCAAAATCCCCAGCGTGCCCCAACCTGGGGCTCGGGACAGCAATATCACCGTCGGCGAAGACGGCGTTTCGTATGTCATAGACGGGGCTCCCTTCGAGTTCAAGTACAGCTACACTGAGACCCCGAAGGCGAAGCCGGTGAAGCTGCGCGAGCGGCCTTTCGTGCCGTTCGGGCCCTCCACGATGCCGAGGCCGTGGACCGGGCGGGCCCCGCTGCCGCCGAGCAAGAAGCCGCTCAGAGAGTTCGACTCCTTCCGGCTGCCGCCGCCGAACAAGAAGGGCGTCAAACCAGTCCAGGCGCCCGGACCGTACCTGGCTGGGGCGGGTCCGCGATACGTGGCGTCGAGGGAGGAGATACTGGGCGAACCGTTGACGGGGGAGGAGATTGGGGACTTGGTTAATGGGTGCATGAAATCCAAGCGGCAATTGAATATGG gGAGAGATGGTTTGACACACAATATGTTGGATAACATAAATGCTCTCTGGAAGCGGCGGAGAGTGTGCAAGATAAAATGCAAGGGTGTGTGTACGGTCGACATGGACAATGTGCGTGAGCAACTAGAG GAACGAACTGGGGGGAAGATTATTTATAGTAAAGGTGGGGTGGTATATCTCTTCCGGGGAAGAAACTACAACCATAGAACTCGTCCCCGATTTCCTCTCATGCTGTGGAAACCTGCTCCCCCTGTATATCCAAGGCTGATTCAGCGGGTTCCTGAGGGTCTAACACTGGAAGAAGCGACTGAAATGCGCAATAAGGGACAGAAACTTATACCGATATGCAAGCTAG GGAAAAATGGTGTGTACTGTGACCTTGTAAAAAATGTCAGAGAGGCATTTGAAGAGTGTGAACTGGTGCGAATCAATTGTCAAGGGATGAATGGGAGCGACTACCGAAGAATAGGTGCTAAACTTAAG GATCTTGTCCCATGTGTGCTTATCTCATTCGCATATGAGCACATACTTATGTGGAGAGGACGGAATTGGAAGTCTTCCCTCCCAAAACTAGATAATGATGGTGAAGAAGCCAAGAAATCCAGTGTTCATGATGCAACTTCCCTTGCACTGCCCTCTGAAGGCCAAGAAGTATCAGCATCATGTGCGCCAGTGATCTCAGCTAAGGCTGCGAGTCCTGAAACACTTAGTATTGGCATGTCCCCTATGGGTTCTGTGGATGTGGGTGTAGAGGGAAGTGAGGATCTATCCTCAATGGAAAATGTTAAGCCATCTGTAGGTGCTGATGCAGTTTCAAATATGGGCAAGACATGTAGAAGTGAAACCCCAGTAAATGTCACAGGCTGCCCTGATGATGGACCAGAACCTAGGAAGAACCCCTGTGAAAGTGCAACGATGTTAGGTTCTACTGGTTTTGTTGACGATAAATTAGAACCTATGAGCAGAAAATGCGGAAGCGATGAGGTATTGGATAATACAGGCTGCACACATGGACTTCAGACAACAACAATGGGATCTGGCATCAATTCAGGAACTGTTGAGAGCGCTGGAAGTAGGCTGAGTGCACCTTGCATAGAGGGAGTTCTTCTACTTAGGAAGCAAGCCGTTGACAATGGGAGTGCAATTATTTTGGATGATGACTCTTTGGATGGCGACATTATTTATCAAAGGGCAGTTGCCTTTGCCAAGTCTGCCCCACCTGGTCCCGTTTTTAGGCATCGACCTAGAAAGGTAGCAGTTCAAAAGCTTGAGGAGCATGTAACTGAGGATTTGAAAGTGATGGATGACACAATAGTTCCCTCAGGAAGAAGTGAGAAGAAGAGTGCTAATGTTAAAAGACGGAAAGATTTTGACGGACTTTATCAAGATGTAGTGACGCAAGGAAGCTTGAGAGTGGATGAACTTGCTAAACTATTAGCATAA
- the LOC133858068 gene encoding ninja-family protein mc410 isoform X1, giving the protein MEDENGLELSLGLSCGGLSAKSKGKNGSSSDTRTEEGDKGNKLVDDFKNFLHTGTQKQDSSTGSQRNDSVKVQENFFNDLSKNNTEGDSSMNLNGRGVWAANSNKSAELEEEKRREAGSKRKMLFDEINHQKKQEREAHADLHDKTRTSHISITTEDGSTAENEDVAESEVEGSTSKLVSQHDDGPKRFFGVVGSSEVSKEGRGYADSSVVDLNGQKRLNSTSENEFKHGNVTYGVPFSIQSVNMMNVPYSLHVKESNSIGVPSMSGQPPPGMMQVMPSASSERSGAQSVNPGNLPLMFGYSPVQLPLLDKDNSWGLVSQPQQFHPSYTGRGPPNSGIAPNSSEATQFDGRTLERAKGDGKQHGPEEGSSSQVEEEVKGSSTNLRAKDASDRSTADAFSLNFSSIKPGIAPDVKFGGCGSYPNLPWVSTTGPTGRTISGVTYRYSTNEIKIVCACHGSHMSPEEFVRHAGEEHVNPENGTSVVTVPSSNPSASAQS; this is encoded by the exons ATGGAAGATGAGAATGGGCTTGAGCTTAGCTTGGGTTTATCCTGTGGTGGATTGTCTGCTAAGTCGAAGGGTAAAAATGGTAGCTCCTCAGATACTAGGACAGAAGAGGGTGATAAAGGGAACAAATTAGTGGATGATTTTAAGAACTTTCTCCATACTGGCACACAGAAGCAAGACTCAAGTACTGGATCTCAGAGAAATGATTCTGTAAAGGTTCAGGAAAACTTTTTTAATGACCTTTCCAAGAACAATACTGAAGGAGATTCTTCTATGAACTTGAATGGGAGAGGAGTCTGGGCTGCAAACAGTAACAAGTCTGCCGAATTGGAGGAGGAAAAGCGGCGAGAGGCAGGTAGCAAGCGTAAGATGTTGTTTGATGAGATAAACCATCAAAAGAAGCAGGAGAGAGAAGCTCATGCTGATTTACATGACAAGACGAGAACATCACACATTTCCATAACAACAGAAGATGGCTCAACTGCTGAAAATGAAGATGTTGCAGAGTCTGAAGTTGAGGGTTCAACCTCAAAGCTTGTTTCACAACATGATGATGGCCCCAAACGATTCTTTGGAGTTGTTGGTTCTTCTGAGGTTTCAAAGGAGGGTCGTGGGTATGCTGATTCAAGTGTTGTGGACTTAAATGGGCAAAAGAGGCTTAACAGTACATCAGAAAATGAATTTAAGCATGGCAATGTGACCTATGGTGTTCCTTTCTCAATTCAATCCGTAAACATGATGAATGTGCCTTACTCTTTACATGTGAAGGAGTCAAACTCCATTGGTGTACCCAGCATGTCAGGCCAACCGCCCCCTGGAATGATGCAAGTGATGCCTTCTGCAAGTAGTGAACGATCAGGGGCACAGAGTGTGAATCCTGGAAACTTGCCACTAATGTTTGGCTATTCACCAGTCCAGCTTCCATTGTTGGATAAGGATAACTCCTGGGGTTTGGTTTCTCAACCTCAACAGTTCCACCCTTCCTATACTGGTAGAGGTCCACCAAACTCAG GGATAGCACCAAATTCATCAGAGGCTACACAATTTGATGGGAGGACATTAGAACGGGCCAAAGGTGATGGCAAACAGCATGGCCCTGAAGAAGGCTCCTCTTCTCAGGTAGAAGAAGAAGTGAAAGGGAGTAGCACAAACCTAAGGGCAAAAGATGCGTCTGACCGTTCAACAGCAGATGCTTTTTCTCTCAACTTTTCATCTATAAAGCCGGGCATTGCACCAGACGTGAAATTTGGGGGATGTGGCTCTTACCCAAACCTACCATGGGTTTCAACCACAGGCCCAACTGGTAGGACGATTTCTGGTGTTACCTACAGATACAGCACAAACGAAATTAAGATTGTGTGTGCTTGCCATGGTTCCCATATGTCCCCTGAAGAGTTTGTTCGGCATGCTGGTGAAGAGCATGTTAATCCAGAAAATGGCACTAGTGTGGTGACAGTTCCTAGTAGCAACCCTTCTGCCTCTGCTCAGAGCTGA